The sequence CTTCTTGGGACCGGAACCGTTCCAGGACCGGGCCGAGCCGTTCAGGCGGGCCTGTAATGCTCATGGTGCGGATAAAACCTGTAGATGTGATCTCTTCCCAGTCTTTTTTCACCAGACTGGCGTTCCTGTGCCGGGCTGCTGCTTTCTGGAACTGGTTGCGAAAGGTAAAAGAACAATAATTGACCGGCAGGGGAATGTTCCGGTCCAGGGTATGCCGGATCAGTTCCAGTGCCGCAAGTTCGGTCTCAAGAACGGCCACGCCCGGGCCGTGGATGAAGGTATACCCGCGCCGGGTCAGCTTGGGACGGTTGAATTGGGTGCACCGGATCTGGTGAAGATTCAGATAGTTTACCCCCATTGAACTCAAGGCAGCGGTCAGGGGTTTTGTGATGTCAAGGTCTTCGGGCACGGCCGGAATTTCAACCGTGACAACCGGAATAATTCCCACGGCTTTTTCCAGGCCGGAAAGATTGTAATTGTCCGCGGACAGATCAAAACGGATCTCCTTGAGCCCGCTGTCCCGAAGCGCTTTGAATTTATCCTCGCTTGCCAGGATGCCGTTGGTGTACATCCAGGTATAGATGGGACGGCAAGCATGATGTTCAACAGCATTGAGGTAGTCCAGCACCCTGTCAAGGGTCATCAGGGGCTCGCCCCCACTGAATCCGACCCCCTCTATGCCGAAGCGGTTCACATAAAGGGCATAGTCCAGAGCCTTTTCAAAGGTTACCGTGCTGGTCATGGGCAATCCCTTTTCGTTCTGCTCTGAGGGGCAGTAAAAACAGCCGGCATTGCAGATATTATTGATAAAGAGGCAGGACCATTTTCCCTGGCCGCAGAGGGCGCATCCGGGCGAAATCCCATGTGTGTAAGGCTTGGTGCCGGCAAATTCCCATGCTGCAGGGGAACCGGGTCTGCCGAATATAGCTGAAATCAATTCTTCTCTGGCCTTAGTCGCCGTTTCCACCGCTCCGGGGGAACTTAGCCAGTTCATGGTTTTATGCACACCGGCATAGTCCTTTTGTATTTGCTTCACGTAGGACGACTGTCCATTCAGGGTTATCAATATTTCTGTCTCCAAAAGGTTTAAAAAAGCACCGGAAGGTATGCAGGATGGGTGCCATATGTTGACATAAATCAGGCAGACCATTGAAAATAGCCCCTGGCAGGGAACGCTGTGCAGAAGAACGGCCGAAATCACTATCCGGAAAACAACTAAAAAGAATTAGAAAGTCTTGTTATTAATAATGCGGAATATAAAATTCCGATTATAGGGCCGGTGCTCCTTTCGTCAGTCGGTTATCGACCGAATTAATCCGGGCACAAAAATTGCTGAGTAACCTGCACAAAAATTTGAGGCTCAATGACCGGAAAAGGTAACTTATAAAGGAGCAGTGGATCATGGATACGATTGTGGCGGAACGATTCAAGGAACTGTTAAACCAACAGCTTGACCAACTCTTGAACCAGGCCAAGGTCAGTAAATCGGAAATGGCCCAGGAGAATACCCAGGCCATTGACTATCTGGACCGGGCATCGGTTCAGACCCATCAGACCATGACGCTCCGCTTCCGCACCCGGGAGAGCAGGCTTATCAAAAAGGTGCTCCTGGCCCTGGACCGAATTGCAAAAGGTACCTACGGGGAATGTGAAATCTGCGGGGAGCCCATTTCCCTTAAGCGGCTTGAGGCCAGGCCCGTGACCACCAAGTGCATCAGCTGCAAAGAGGCGGAAGAGCGGGAAGAGGCCCTTGCCCAATAGGTTAAGCTGTGGCCGTAAGATCTCATAATGTTTTAAAAAAAAGAACTTATTGTTCTTAATCTATAGATGATCAGCGTCAGTTATAAGGACGACAATTCTCGGATCTTTGTGGTTCTGGTACAAAGGGATTCCATCACGCACAGCAATTCTAAATTTGAGTCGGTACGCTATCTTGCTCTTAATCTTGCTCGTGCTCTTGCTCAAAATAATACTTCGAGCAAGAGCACGATTAAGAGCAAGAGCAAGAAAAAAGCAAGCAGGAAAGATAATACTTTATTAAATTTAGAATTGCTACATCACGCACCCCGACATTTGCCGGAATTTAATTATGTGATAAGATGAGTTGTTGCTGAGAACGTATCTCCCGCCGGAGGTGAAATGCTGATCATAGAGTTTGAAAAATCATTTGAATTTTTTCTTTCCAGTAAAGTGAGGCATGGCCGGGTGCGCTGTCCCTTGGACCGGAAGGCCGGCGTTAAAGATATTGTGGAATCCTATGGTGTGCCCCACACCGAAATCGGCAGTCTGGTGTTTGACCGTCGGCCCGTTGATTTTTCTTTTGTCTGCCGGACCGGCGGCCTACTGTCGGTCGGCGCAATTCAGCCGCCGTTTGATGTGTGCTCACCGTCTTTTTTAAGACCGCATCCAGTACGCGCCATTCGGTTTATTGCTGATGTGAATGTCATGCGTTTGGGGCGCCTGATGATTCTGGCCGGTTTTGATGTTTGCTGTTCCTCCTCTTATGAGGATGCACAAATTGCCGACATCGCCGAGCAGGAAAGCCGTATTGTGCTGACCCGGGATACCCGGCTGCTCATGAGAAAAAAAATTACATTTGCCCGGCGGATACGTTCGGAAGACCCTTATGCACAGCTAATGGAAACCCTGTCTTTTTTCGGTCTTAAGAATGCGGTCTCTTTTTTTACGCGCTGCACCCGGTGCAACACTCTGCTGCAGCCTGTGACCAAGGCAGCCGTGCTGCCGCTTCTTGAACCCAAGACCCGGCGGTATTACAATGATTTTTTTCAATGCCCCCGGTGCGGTCAGGTGTACTGGCCGGGGTCTCATCGGAATCATATTCTGGAAAAAATGAGGGCCGCCGGTCTGGTAACGGATATAATCTGACCGTCCAGGTGGTCCCCTCCTGAATCTATTGATCCAGGAGGGGAGCCGGCACACTATATCATTTCTGCAATTTCTTTTCCGTAGGCCTGGGCTGTGTCTACGCCGTCCTCAACCCAGGACGCTTTGATCATCAAAGGGCCGGATGCCATTTTCATCTTAAAAATATAGGTCATTGTGTCAAATATTCTTCTATTCGCCTGTCCGTCCCATCCATACGCACCAAAGGCACCACCCGGCTTGCCTTCAAGCTGTGCGTGTTCCGCCATGAATAAAAATTGTTTCATGGAAGACAGCATTTCTCCGTGATAGGTGGGGGAACCGAATATATACGCATCGAATCCTGCTAAATCTTCTGCAGTTTCTACCTGTTTAGCGGTTTTAATCTGCACCTGGTGCCCTGACTGGCGAACACCCTCTGCAATTAATTCTGCTATCCCCTTTGTTTCGTTTTTTCTGGATGAATAAACAATCAGTATGGTTCCCATTTTTGTATCCCTGTTTTTTTTTATGATTTGAAATTATTTAATTTAATTGCTTAACTTTTGTCTAAATTAACGACATTGATTATTGCATTGGGATGTACAATCAAAATTTAATAACAAAATAATATAAAATCATGACAGAGCCAAGAAAAATAGCTGTTTTTTAATTTGGGACTTGATAAAAACTAAAAAGTTTGGAAACCTATAATATTTTTTTATGGACTTTTTTAGATATTGTCTAGTTAGATTCAGAAATAAGGTGTACAGGAATTTATGGGTTTATTAAAATTAAAGGGATTTCCGGGAACCGGCAGTTTCCCCCATGGGGTTCACCCACCGGATAATAAAGCGTTGTCCGCCAACATGGCTGTCGAGGTAATGGAAACACCCCGGACGGTGACGCTGCCCCTGCTTCAGCATCTCGGGGTGCCCAGCAAGCAGATTGTGAAGTCCGGTGAAACGGTCAGTTACGGGCAGATGGTTGGTAAGGGAGAGGCCTTTGTTTCCGCGTCACTCCACGCACCAATTGCCGGAAAAGTTAAAAGAAATGCAATGGTGACCCTGCCCAACGGCAGGCGTGTTGAAGCCATCACTATCCAGGCGGACGGGGAGCAGATCCCCCCGGAAAGAATCTGGGAAGAGGTAAAATTTACACAATGGCCCAAGGACGGTTTTTCCGACTATGCGTCCATGGACATTGTGAATAAGATTCAGGAATCCGGTATCGTGGGTTTAGGCGGCGCAGCGTTCCCTACCCATGTCAAGGTGATGCCCAATGATACCCGGGTGATTGATACCTTCGTGGTGAACGGATGTGAGTGCGAGCCGTATCTGACCTGTGATTACCGGTTGATGGTTGAGGCGCCTGATATTATCGTAACCGGGGCACTTCTGGCGGCCCGGGCTGTCTCAGCCAGGGAAATTGTCATCTGTGTTGAGGACAATAAACCCGAGGCCATAAAACGGCTTCAGGATGCCGCCCGCCAGACCGTGGTGCAGGTTGCCGTGGTGAAAACAAAATATCCCCAGGGCAGTGAAAAGCAGCTTGTACAAGCCGTCGTCGGTCTTGATATCCCGTTAGGTGGCTTGCCGGCGGATGTGGGCGTTGCCGTAAGTAACGTGCAAACCATTGCCACAGTGGCCCGCAGCATTGTTAAGGACGTGCCGCTCACCCACAGGGTGATCACTGTTTCCGGGCGTGGTATCTGCAATCCAAAAAATATTTTTGTACCCATCGGGGTCTCTTTGGCCGAGGTGGTTGACTTCTGCGGCGGTCTGACGCCGAATGCGGCCCGGATTATTTCCGGCGGCCCCATGATGGGATTTGCATTCTCAGATTTGTCTGCCCCCGTAACCAAGGGCACATCAGGGCTGACAATTCTTACCCATGACGATGTCCGCAAGGCAGATGAGACCAATTGCGTGCGCTGCGGGCGCTGTGTGGACGCCTGTCCCATGAATCTTGTGCCCACAAAGCTGGCGTTGGCGGCCCGGTACAAGAATCCCGAGGTTGCCGACCGATACAATATTCGTGCCTGTGTTGAATGCGGGAGCTGTTCCTATGTATGTCCGGCAAAGCTGAACTTGGTCCAGTTGATTCGTGAGGGCAAGGTCCAGCTAAACGCTTGGGAACGTCGCTGATTTTATGCCTGAAATCGGCTTTAAACAGTTGCGTCATGCTCCTCAGGCACTTGAAGGGCTTGATTCTATTGTCGGCCATTTTCCGTAGGGGCAATCCCTCTGTGGTTGCCCTTTTAGGGCAGGCACGGGGGCCTGCCCCTACAGTGGCCGACGTCAGAACCAAGCCCCACTTGAAGGATAGAAGAACGAAATAAAAGATTAATTAATTGATACAAGGAACAAAACGTGTCAAACACAAATAGACTGATAGATTCAGCCATGTCGCCTGAAAACAGGCCCGGGCGAAAGCCGCCCTTCATAAACGTGGCCCCGTCCCCGCATATTTCAGACAGCAGGGCCGGCACACGCAGGATGATGGTCGATGTGATCCTTGGGTTGTCACCGGCCATTGTCGTATCCCTTTATTTATTCCGGTTCTATGCCCTTAAACAGCTTATTGTCTGTGTGGCTGCCTGCCTTGCGGCGGAATATCTCTTTGGCCGCATGAGGGGAAAGTCTTTTACGTTAAAAGATTGCTCCGCCATAGTTACCGGTGTCATCTTAGGCCTTTCCATGCCGGGGTCAGCCCCCTGGTTTGTGGGGGCTTTGGCCTCGGTGGTCGGCATCGGGATCGGCAAGATCGTATTCGGCGGTGTTGGGATGAACATATTCAACCCTGCCATGGTGGGAAGGGCGTTTGTCATGATTGCCTTTGCCCAGCTCATGGGGGCCGGTGCCTATGAAAATGTGACAGGGTTGGTAGATGCCGTGTCCGGGGCAACACCGTTGAGTGCATTGAAGTTCAATGGCGTTCATACCGGTATTGCACCATTGTTTTTGGGTGTTACCAACGGGTCCGTCGGTGAGGTAAGTGCCATTGCCTGTCTTGTAGGCGGGCTTTATCTGATCTACAGAAAAACCGCTTCCTGGCAGATCCCTGCAAGCATTTTGATTACCGTTGCCCTGATCGCCGGAATTACGGATATAACCGGGGGATATAAAGGTCTGTTTCTGCTGCACCATCTGTTTGCTGGCGCACTGATGTTCGGTGCGTTTTTCATTGCCACGGATCCGGTGACATCTCCG comes from uncultured Desulfobacter sp. and encodes:
- a CDS encoding TraR/DksA C4-type zinc finger protein produces the protein MDTIVAERFKELLNQQLDQLLNQAKVSKSEMAQENTQAIDYLDRASVQTHQTMTLRFRTRESRLIKKVLLALDRIAKGTYGECEICGEPISLKRLEARPVTTKCISCKEAEEREEALAQ
- the rsxC gene encoding electron transport complex subunit RsxC, giving the protein MGLLKLKGFPGTGSFPHGVHPPDNKALSANMAVEVMETPRTVTLPLLQHLGVPSKQIVKSGETVSYGQMVGKGEAFVSASLHAPIAGKVKRNAMVTLPNGRRVEAITIQADGEQIPPERIWEEVKFTQWPKDGFSDYASMDIVNKIQESGIVGLGGAAFPTHVKVMPNDTRVIDTFVVNGCECEPYLTCDYRLMVEAPDIIVTGALLAARAVSAREIVICVEDNKPEAIKRLQDAARQTVVQVAVVKTKYPQGSEKQLVQAVVGLDIPLGGLPADVGVAVSNVQTIATVARSIVKDVPLTHRVITVSGRGICNPKNIFVPIGVSLAEVVDFCGGLTPNAARIISGGPMMGFAFSDLSAPVTKGTSGLTILTHDDVRKADETNCVRCGRCVDACPMNLVPTKLALAARYKNPEVADRYNIRACVECGSCSYVCPAKLNLVQLIREGKVQLNAWERR
- a CDS encoding radical SAM protein, giving the protein MKQIQKDYAGVHKTMNWLSSPGAVETATKAREELISAIFGRPGSPAAWEFAGTKPYTHGISPGCALCGQGKWSCLFINNICNAGCFYCPSEQNEKGLPMTSTVTFEKALDYALYVNRFGIEGVGFSGGEPLMTLDRVLDYLNAVEHHACRPIYTWMYTNGILASEDKFKALRDSGLKEIRFDLSADNYNLSGLEKAVGIIPVVTVEIPAVPEDLDITKPLTAALSSMGVNYLNLHQIRCTQFNRPKLTRRGYTFIHGPGVAVLETELAALELIRHTLDRNIPLPVNYCSFTFRNQFQKAAARHRNASLVKKDWEEITSTGFIRTMSITGPPERLGPVLERFRSQEDGKWEVSTKQDRISFHSMLWPLVDFTGLELKVRYNATALRPAASLRYPFTKIRLNQDKAVVIERDDRHPGIRLKGNEIPAFARRFLTPYGAGADPAGLSPEQERAASRFEFFDQGLAPLY
- a CDS encoding flavodoxin domain-containing protein; its protein translation is MGTILIVYSSRKNETKGIAELIAEGVRQSGHQVQIKTAKQVETAEDLAGFDAYIFGSPTYHGEMLSSMKQFLFMAEHAQLEGKPGGAFGAYGWDGQANRRIFDTMTYIFKMKMASGPLMIKASWVEDGVDTAQAYGKEIAEMI
- a CDS encoding RnfABCDGE type electron transport complex subunit D; this encodes MSNTNRLIDSAMSPENRPGRKPPFINVAPSPHISDSRAGTRRMMVDVILGLSPAIVVSLYLFRFYALKQLIVCVAACLAAEYLFGRMRGKSFTLKDCSAIVTGVILGLSMPGSAPWFVGALASVVGIGIGKIVFGGVGMNIFNPAMVGRAFVMIAFAQLMGAGAYENVTGLVDAVSGATPLSALKFNGVHTGIAPLFLGVTNGSVGEVSAIACLVGGLYLIYRKTASWQIPASILITVALIAGITDITGGYKGLFLLHHLFAGALMFGAFFIATDPVTSPLTAKGKVIFGVGTGCLIMVIRLFSGYPEGVMFAVLIMNAMTPLINTWTIPKPMGQKEA
- a CDS encoding Mut7-C RNAse domain-containing protein, which encodes MLIIEFEKSFEFFLSSKVRHGRVRCPLDRKAGVKDIVESYGVPHTEIGSLVFDRRPVDFSFVCRTGGLLSVGAIQPPFDVCSPSFLRPHPVRAIRFIADVNVMRLGRLMILAGFDVCCSSSYEDAQIADIAEQESRIVLTRDTRLLMRKKITFARRIRSEDPYAQLMETLSFFGLKNAVSFFTRCTRCNTLLQPVTKAAVLPLLEPKTRRYYNDFFQCPRCGQVYWPGSHRNHILEKMRAAGLVTDII